CCTCAAAGACAAAGATAAATCCCTCAAAAAATCTCCAAGGCCCTGACTGGTGGGGGAGCAtccagcaggatgctgctgcctcccaaaTCCCTCTTGGCAAGCCCCAttccctggcagggatggatggagatttttttgggcaGCTACTGggtttttctcattaaaaagcagggaaaaactTTCAGGTTTTAAGGAGGGTAAAATTTCTTTCATGTCTTTTTCcgtttttcatttttctaaagcGTATTTTCTGTCTAATGCCACAATACACAACATAAACCCCAGCGGTGAAAACAGTTGAGCAAACAGATGAAAAAGGGTTTGATACTGTTTAAATGACTGTTTTTGTGTCTTCTCCACCAAAGGTCACTAAAGCTGCTTCCTTCTGAGTAACTGTGATTTTTCAAcaagggaagagggaagaacTGACCCATTTTATTCCCTAAACCTACAGCATtcaggggcaggatggagcatcCCCTTCTGCAGTCCATGCTgtccctcctctctccccaccatgataaataaattactttagGAGTGCTGGCCTAGTTTAACATGCCCTAGTTTTGAtggaggaggggaaagaaaaaaaaaaaaaaaaaaaaaagagaatatttattttgggCAGTTGCTTCATGGGTGTCCttttgggaagagctttggggGACTCAcccatttcctctgctctgctttgccctggctgcagcacactgCCCTcaattttggtttctttttctgagtTGCTGCTTGGTTGATGCAGGAAATGAGTGGTGGGGACACTGATACAGCCCCAAAATCGTTGTCCATCACTCTGAGCTCCCCAGGACTGGGTTCATGCTGAGGGGCTTCCAGGGGCTGATGCCTTAAAGCCTGTGGAAAATGAGCAGAGTGAACGAAGATCCACCTGGTTCTGGTGTAAATGGTCAGGGTTGgctttgctgcaggagcagctgtgttAGCACCTTCCCCCAGTGccaaaatccctgggaaaatGAGATTAAATGGTGTGTCTGGGCATGGCAGTGGGATTTCACAAGTGCTCTGGGTGTCACTGGGACCTTTgcatccctctcctccctccctcaccctgctcttcCAAAGGTGCCAAGTTTCCTCCAGTAAATAAACCTGCAAGTGGCTTtctatacattttttttttcctcctttttttttttttttttttttttttttttttttattcccaccCCTGCCAAAACAAGCAGCCCATATGGGCAGGGTTGGGTGGGGATTTTCGCAGTTTCCATGGGGATTTGGCTCTGGAGCCGCTGGGTGCTGGCTCCTGgggtttggttctttttttttatttatttttttttcccctctgatcCCTGTAACCGGAGCACGGTGGTGGCACCAGGCTCCCTTCCCGGCTCCGGCATCTCCCAGCCAAGGTCACCGGGGAGACCGTAGGCAGCCGCCGCCTGCGTTGGGCCATCTGTTAAATAATGTATGCAATAAACTCCTGCCCCGGGGCCAGCTTAATCCTTAAATCCTCCttcagagcagcatctcccGCCCGTGCGGGATGCCCGCCTGGGTCTCTTGGGCGCATCTTTCCCCTCCACCCCTGGTGAATCCCCCTCTCCATCCCGCATCCTCCCGTACTCCAGCTCGCCGGGCTCTCCTGCTCCATTATTTATGTGCCGTGCATGAAAGATGCATATAAAAGAGCGCTTTATAATTTAGCAGAATCTCCTCTTCTTTCagcctcccttccccctccagctccaggcttTCTCTGGTTCATTTCTGGCCTCTCCCGGGcatccaggtggtttttggggggatcccggggctgtgtctgctccaCATCCTCGGAGCACCCACACACGGGTCTGGCTTTCAGCGTGGTTTCAGCGCTCAGAGGTTTTTTTGATGTAGGGAATAAAGTGGGAAATTTGGTTTGGCAGACTCATAGATCAGGTttttgcacacaaaaaaaaaaaaaaaaaaaagagggttttTGGTAAAATTAATTAAGCCAGAGCTGCATTCAGCCCATGGTTTGTGTTTAATGAGCTCCCAAGCGCTGTCCTCAGCACATGTGGgatgctctgctcctccctggctgtgtctgctctcccacagccctgggctcacCCCCAGATGCTGACTGGGGCAAAACCCATtaatttgagagaaaaaaacctccctTCTGGGAGCACCTCGTGCTTTGGAGGTGCAGCAGATcccccagcacagaaaatcctgGGGCCAAAACTGTGTGTGCTGAGTCCAACTCGCACAGCCACGACCTCTGAGCTGAACTTgctggggaaaaatgaaaataattgggGATTTTTCAAGGGATCAGTTTAGCAAAGCTCCTCATCATATCCTAGATGTGGGAGAGCCTGTGTTGGTTAAAAATGGAGCAATAAATAGCAAAAGTGGTGGGGAGGGGAGCGTTGTGCAGCCttcacaccccaaaaatggagTCCCAGCTTTTTCCCCAAATTTACCCATCTGGCCTCTACGTCATCCTATacaaatcccagctcagcagcattctgcttttattgcaatatattattttctttgcaataaAATCCCACCCCTGGACCTGTTTGCCATCCATGATTAGATTCTTGTTCCCCAGGCACGAAGGTTGGCTCGTGCCCTCACTGGTGTGGGCAGAAGGGATAATGGTCTTTTTAAACCaggatttgaatttttttgggggaagggaGGCAATATTAGAATGAAAATGCCCATTCTCCACAGCTTTTCCCATCAATGAAGGGGAAGCcaccttttattttccatccaCAACAGTCACTCCCAGGACTGTTGAATTATTCCATTAAATTTGTGCCCCTGATTTTCCtatcaaacaaaaaagaatcccacaaataaatacaaattacagTTAGTTAGTCAGCATGAACAGGGGTCTGTAACAGAGAGTGGGGAGGTTTTCCTTGGTtattttgggattatttgggaGGGATGCTCACGGTGCTGGGCCCTGGCAGCCCACGGGAAAACACGCCAGATCCgcatttataattttttttttccgttttgtttcattttcctttttattcgGACATTGCAGAAATAGCCCTGTGTAGTGGATAAAAGTGCAACATACACAATATttaagaaaaggaggaaagaaaaacctgCCTTGAGGTCTGTCAGTCAATCGCAAACAGAAACAAGAACCAAGCCCGGGCGCCAGAGGCGCTTTTTTGTTCCCccacccatttttttttttttttttcccttttgtttttatgCACGTCATGCAAAATagttaaaaagaaagattagAAAAGAGAAGTCAGAGAAAACCCCACGAGAGATCGACCGAGCCCTAGAAagagcagagagctctgagtgctgctcGTCTCGGGGAGGGAATCGCTGCCCTCCAGCATCTCCAAGTGTTTGGCACTCTTGTGAttacattaaataatttcttttatagATATGTTTTAATACAGTCTattaaagagagaaaactgccacaatataaggaaaaaaaaagaaaaaaaaaaaacaaaccaagatCACCCACACTACAGACTGCATGGTAGTTAGAAAAGCTGAGCGCCCCCCCTCCCCCCTGTACATATAAAATCTGTCCCTTTGCTCACAGCAACCAAGAAGtacaagctttaaaaaataaaccagcaattCTTCCTTCAGGCCTTTCCTTTATAAAAGTTTTGGTTTTCCCCCTCGAGAACCTTAAAACGTgactaaaattaaatatatatatgtctattttatataatttcCCAACATCCAAAGACatcaacataaaaaaaaaaagaaaaaaaaaaaagaaaaaaaagaaactcatACAGAAGGGGATAGCGTGGTACATCCAAGTGCACGGATTCATTTTTGCAAGATTAAATAATGTAAACAAGGTGCCCGCTGGGAACAACCCTGGCCGGAGGGAgaccccaggggctgctccccccCAATCTCCCGCTGCCCCTTTTCCTCTTACCCCCCGATCTAGCGCGGCACAAGGTTCATCAGCCCGACAAAAGCGATCCCGAGTAATTCAGAGCCGCGGCGTGACTCCTCCGTCCATGCCTCGGGGCGAGGGCTTTGAAGCGGGTGACTATTTTCCCGAttacatatatatctatatattttaatttattatcatTTTTGGAActggtggctgggctgggctcgcTCGCCGCCCTCCCCTCCGCGCGTTCCGGAGGGCAGGACGTGCGGGATGCGGTGCGGACGCTGCTGGGCACTCCCGGCGCTCGGGCGGTCGCTGCGGtgttttggggttattttgtgCCGATCACCTGTGCCATTGTAAACCGAGCCCACCCCGGGCTTCAGCCCAGCGTCCCCAGGGAGGCTTTAAACACCGGGAGGGGCCTTTTCGGAGAGGTTTTGCAGCACATCATCAATTCTGTCATCTTCAATAACCActagaaagcagaaagaaacagaagcGCGATGAATTTTCTGCCGCCGTGCTCCCCTCGCCCAAGGTGACCCCGGGGGGTGTTGGAGGGGTCCCACATCCCTGGTGTGGCTGCTGGCGAAGCTGCACGGAGCCCGACACGCCGCAGGGTACCTGGTGCACCGTGCCCCGTCCCCAGGGAGCGTCCCCAGCGTCGCACCGGCACCGGCgccctgtccctggggacacctggcaAAGGGCATGTCCCCAAGGAAGGTCCCCTCACCTCTGTGCCCAGCGGATGGTCCCCAGGGAATGATGCCCTGTCCCTGAGGAAGGTCCCTGTACCCGGCGAAGTGCCCGGGGCACAACgtcctgtccccagggaaggTCCCGGCAACCCAACACCCTGGTGACAGTCCTTGGGACGTGATGCCTGACACCCTGCAGCGAGTCTGGTGCATCGCGCCCGGTCCCCGGGGACGGCTCCCGGTGCCCTGCATCCCCGAAAGGTGCttgatgccccatccctggggaagATCCACGGAACACgattcccagcatccctcagAGAGCCCGGTGCACCATACCCTGTCCCCGGGGACggtccccagtgccctgcatccctggagaAGGTCCTCGGGACGCGATGCCCGACATCCCCAGGGAGCCCGGTCATCATGCCCCGTCCCTGAGGATGCTCCCCGGTGTCCCGCATCCCCGGGAAGATCCCCGGCACACGATGCCCAACACCCCGCGGGATACCCGCTGCATCCCACCGCATCCCTGGGACCGTGCAGCTCCCCGCTCCTTCCAGCACCCACCTCTCTTGCTGCGGCCGATCTGTCCCAGCTTGGGCGGCCGCTTGCCCTGCCCGCCGGCCAGCAGCCCGTCGCCGCCGCGGAGGCGAACGGGGAAGGGCAGCTGCCCCACGGCCGCGTCCCCCGCCAGCTGCCCCTCGCCGTAGGGCGGCCCCTCCGACATGGGGGCGGCAGGGGGGgacccgccgccgccgccgccccccgaCAGCCTCCCGGGGCGCGGGGCCCGCGGGCCCGGGGCAGCGGCGcagcgggcgcggggcggccgcCCCGTCACATCCCGGCCCGGCCGGCGCTGCTCGCGGTCcgcggctgcggcggcggctccggcggcggcggcgatAGAGGAGCGGGAGGCGGgaccgggcggggcggggcgggaccgGCTCGGCCCCCGCGGCACCGGCGGCGGCACCGCCCCGGCGGGCTGGTCCCGCAccccggggatccccgggacTGCCCCGCCGCCTGCCCCGCAGCGTCCCCGGGGAGCGCGGAGCATCCTCAAGGAGCCCGGAGCTGTCCCGGGGCATCCTCGGGGTGTTCCACAGCATCCCCAGAGATCCCAGAGCCTGTTAACAAACACCCTGCGGAGCCCGGAGCTGCCCCGCTTCATCCTCGGGACTCCCCAGTCTgcccctcagcatccctggggagtCCGGAGCTGCCCGACAAGGACTCTCGGGGAGATTAGGTGGACCCACAGCACTtctggggagcccagagctgccccacagCCGCATCTGGGGAGCCCAGACAACCTCACATTCACGTTTAGGGAGTTCAGGGTGGACCCCCCAGCTTCTCCTGGGAAGTCTGGAAAGAACCCCtccacatccctggggagcccagccctgttccCAGGAGCACTGGGCACGGCCCAGCAGGAATGAGCCAGCCAGGGACCTCTGGCACTTTTGGCACACTCTGGGGGGCTGCAGCGTGGGGGGACTGGCTGTGCTTGGCTGTGGGCCCCCAGGACCTGCCCCTGCACAAGCATTTCGTggggcactgcaggaggacttGGGAGTCACTCTGAGCTTTCCATGGGGTTTTCTGTGGAGAGCTGCCACAACAGTGTGGGTCATCGGGGTTATTGCCTGGCAAAGTGAGCGATGGGAAGGTTGGGGATAACATTTTGGGACAGACCACAGCTATTTTGTGGTGTTCAGGCATCTTGTGGTGCATCTCCCACAAAGTGGGAGGACAGGAGGACcgtagcagcagcagcaaagaacaTGTTTGTGCAAGGCTGAGTGACAGGAATTCTCTGGAATCAGGAGCCCGGCTCGTTTTGGGGTTGAGCAGAATGGGGCACAGGAAGGACAAggttcctggtgctgctcccatCTCCATCTCGTTTGCTGAAATCCtcagcccccagggctgcacaagcctctccccctctcccctgcaCCCCCACCCGCCCCCGAGCTGTCAGCTCCTTACATAAGGTTGCGGCTACGCCCGAGATATCATCACAGGGAAAGCTTGGAAACAGGAGGCGAAGGGTAACGGGAAAGCACAGCCCCTCCAAGGCGTATTTTTAGGCTTTGCCTGATGCTCCATTCCTGGGCAAAACGCCAAGGCTCGAGGCCATGTCCTGCTCTTGTCCGAGGGGGATTGacctccctgctgtccccagtgagGGGACGAGGCTTTTTGGGGCGGTTGGTCCCCTGGAGAGGAGGGACAACTCTTCCAGCAGATGAGATTCTGTCGTTCCCATCTGGATTGTGGGTTTTTGGCTGCAGTGTGGCTTTTTGAGCTGTGTTCcggctgctgcctctgggatTCTGTTTCGAGGGCCACCTCGCCCTGCAGGCAGCCACCGGCACCTACAGCCGGTGGGACACGGCCCTTCCCCGGCACCGGGATCACCAGAgactcctcctcctcctcctcctcaaaaCCCAGCCGTGGTTTGTGCCTCACAGCCAGAACGGCTTCGGACACTGCCCGGCTGCTCTGGTTAATGTTTAACGAGGAAACAACCCATCATTTTCATGTTGAATTCAGGGGGTTTTAAATGCCAGTCGATGggaatgtttctttttaaatatgcCTGGGGGATGTGAATGGCTGACAGGGGTACCCAGGGACTGTCTCAGTCCTGGAGTTTTCAATTGTTCCTACTTGAGGCTCCCTCATTCCCCAGGAAAGTTTCTCTAATTGTCCTCCCCACCACATTGTTAATTGCAGCAGCACTTTGGGTCCATTAGTCCTCTTGGGTGTATATGGGATTTATGGTAAAATGGGGGTGTCAGGGAAAggaattttccttctttgtgtCAGTTGGGGGATTTGGCACCTCCTGTGTCATTAAGGGACAGTTGTGATTGTCATGTCCAGTGCAGGGGGGACAGGTTTCCCCCTCAGCCAACCTCCATCATGGCTTGGGATGATCCAGGCTCAGTGTTCACCTCAGGGAGGACAAACCTCACCACTCCCATGGAATAATCTGACACAAACACAGTTTTCATCCTATTTTATTACTTCACACTCCATTTGCTATcccaagccaagccaagcacAGCCATCAGCCACAGCATTCTCACACCCCCATCCTCATATCCTGGAGTGACAAAGCCATTTGGGGGGGATCACAGAATTACCTGTGTTCACATCCCCTGCTATGAGCTCTgacagcccctcctgctccgTCAGGCCTTGCAGCCCTCTGGCAGCCTCTCAGAACCCTTAATacactttatttttgctttccccATGTTTTTATCACCTGGGTAAGGGGCTGCAGGCTCTGTAACCATGACACAAACTCCGAGAGTCCAAACCTTAAGAGAAGAGCTTCATCTCCCCCCAAGCACCTCACCCTTTGCAAGGAATCATCTCTCTGACAAACACCTCCAGAGCACAGCATGAGCACGCTGCAGAGTCACCTTTTCagactcagctctgctcccctgctgAAGCACTCACTCCCCCAagctccctccccttccccaaaatccaccacCCAAGCAGCGAGGTGAAAAAACCCCTTTGCCAGTGGCAGCTTTAAATCCAAGATCTCCCCCCGGAGAATCACAAAACATTAACTATTGTACAAAGGAACCATCCTGGTGATGCTCTGCCTGCAGATTGGGCACTTTTTGGGCTCGGGAAGAGCCTGGTAGCACTCGTGGCAGGAGCAGACGTGGCCACACTCCAGGAAGACGCAGGACTTGGTGCTGCTCAAGCAGACCACGCAGGCGTTTTTGAGAACCTCGCCGCCCTCGGCGCTGGCCAGGCGCTCCTGGGCCTGCCGGAACTCCTCCTGCATCTGCCGCAGGTGCTGCCGCTCGCGGTGCTGCCGGTACTGCCGCcgcagcaggaacagcaggatgGTGCAGGTGGCAAAGCCGAAAATCACCGTCAGGATTTTCCAAAACCGGACGCCCGACTCTTGTTTCTGCAGCAAGGACTCGAAATCCAAGGAGCTCAGGTAGTAGGGCATGCCCTGCTTCGGGGGCTGCAGCTTGATGGTGGCGTTGTCCAGGACCAGCTCTCCCACCCCCGTCAGGGCCGTGCCCACCTTCAGCATCTGCTCCGTCTCCTGGATTCCCTTGGGACGCTCCCCGCTGATGTAGTGGCCGATGACATCCGTGAAGGACTGGACAGAGGGGTGGAATTTCTCATACACCgtctccaggctgagctcagtggCTTCCAGAGGCTTCATCACCCGCACAGTGACACCAGCACTGTCCTCAGCAGGGGCCAGGTCAAACGGGGTGGTGTTGGTTCTCTGGTGGATGATCTTCTCGTAGTCATTCCTGGGGAGGGACAAGGGGGGAAGTGAACTGCCTTCCCCTGATGGGAAACACAGCCTGGGATGGACCTGCTGGTTTTGGGGACTCTCAGTGGAGTTTCTTTGATGGAGAACACTTTTCCCCTCATGGCACTATCCAGGTGTGCACCAGGCCACTCCACCCTCACCTCAATGTTCCACAAGTAGTGGGGGCTTCCCCCATCCCATCTAGTTCCTCCTGTGGCATTCCCAGCTGTGGCCATTACAGGCCCAGGGAGAAtcctaaataatttttccagtcTAGCTTTCTCAGCCTCACCTAGAATTTTTCTCAAGCTAGAGGCTCTTTCTCTACTGTAAACATAAGAGGAAGAATCATAAcaaaagataaacacctgctggatccATAAGAAAGCCTAGGACAAGAGGTGTCTCCTTGTCTAACCAATGAattgtctgtattttgtttttcatgaactgtcttatttaaagcaatagcttccttcaataaatagctctttcttgctctttcttaCATCATGCAAGAGAGTGCCATGTTACTGTGTCCTTTCACTGCTCAGTAACCCCTATACAGTAACACCCACCTGTCAAAACCATCCCGTGAGGAGAAGCACCACGTGTCACACATCCCAATTTGATAAGTGTTACCAAATGCTTATCAAACAGCATCACTGGGCTCTGTTTCAGCAGTTCTGGGATCCTCCTCGGGTCCCCTGGGTGTGGGAATCACCCAAATCcaattaatttctgttctggAAGTGAAGTGTTTTTGGAAACGCCACCCTCTGGCCACCTCTGTAACAAGGTGGGGCTGATCAGTGTTCAACCTGTGTTGGGTTACTTGATGTGCTcttctcctccagcccctctgtgaAAGCCCTAAAATCAGCCAGACATGCCCTGTTAGGGCAGCTGTCACTGTGGGGGCTCTGAGGCACTCGGTCACTCCGGCCATGCCTGATGCCATTTCAGGGTGTCAGACCCCTGGGGGCAGCAGAGGTGTTTGAGGGTACCAGGCACATACCAGAGGTGGGTGGTTCTGTTCCACACCATCTTGTGCTCCTGCAGTGTCAGCCTCTGAACCACACCCTTGCAGTTCTCCACAAACTGACTGCTCAGGGTCTCCTTCACCGAGCGCACCACACCTGCAACGGGAGACCAGGGGTAGGTGAGGTGAGGTGCTCATCAAACAAACCTTGGACAAGGACTTGGAGTGACAGGACCTTGGGGAATGGCTTCATACTGACAGGTTTTGATGGGCTGctgggaagaaatccttccctgtgaaggtggtgaggggctggcacaggttcccagagcagctgtggctgtccctggatccctggcagtgcccaaggccaggctgggcagggcttggagcacctgggacagtggaaggtgtccctgacatggcagggggtggaaattgatgagctttaaggtctctttcaACTAAAACCATTCTAGAAAAAGGTTAAAAAGTGGTAAAAAGGGTTGTCAGGAGTCTGTGGCTGCTTGGCAGGGGGGAATATGACCTGATGG
This DNA window, taken from Oenanthe melanoleuca isolate GR-GAL-2019-014 chromosome 21, OMel1.0, whole genome shotgun sequence, encodes the following:
- the MUL1 gene encoding mitochondrial ubiquitin ligase activator of NFKB 1, with the translated sequence MEGGGRPSAAQAVLLTASTAITALLYSVYRQKARVARGLEGARKVRLDGDLRAVLLEAPGRCVPYAVIEGVVRSVKETLSSQFVENCKGVVQRLTLQEHKMVWNRTTHLWNDYEKIIHQRTNTTPFDLAPAEDSAGVTVRVMKPLEATELSLETVYEKFHPSVQSFTDVIGHYISGERPKGIQETEQMLKVGTALTGVGELVLDNATIKLQPPKQGMPYYLSSLDFESLLQKQESGVRFWKILTVIFGFATCTILLFLLRRQYRQHRERQHLRQMQEEFRQAQERLASAEGGEVLKNACVVCLSSTKSCVFLECGHVCSCHECYQALPEPKKCPICRQSITRMVPLYNS
- the CAMK2N1 gene encoding calcium/calmodulin-dependent protein kinase II inhibitor 1; this translates as MSEGPPYGEGQLAGDAAVGQLPFPVRLRGGDGLLAGGQGKRPPKLGQIGRSKRVVIEDDRIDDVLQNLSEKAPPGV